The proteins below come from a single Candidatus Nanopelagicales bacterium genomic window:
- a CDS encoding methyltransferase domain-containing protein, protein MGIDRDQLDSVRSVYRYWGVHPGLYAAQDWVTFLGRPDRVRAAAVAAMGARPGDRVLEIGCGTGRNFRYVQDVIGHSGTLVGVDASPDMLAAARELSARRGWRNVSVIEGDASELRVAGFDRVLAVLALSAFPEPSLALARCHEALRPGGTLAVCDARGFAGRLSALNRLVVPVYRRWAAWNPDRGIPAGIADVFGNVSTQSLNGGTFFIATAVKTEGS, encoded by the coding sequence ATGGGGATCGATCGTGACCAGTTGGACTCGGTGCGCTCCGTGTATCGCTATTGGGGGGTCCACCCTGGCCTCTACGCGGCTCAGGACTGGGTCACGTTCCTGGGCAGGCCGGACCGCGTCCGAGCTGCTGCGGTTGCGGCCATGGGTGCGCGGCCCGGCGACCGGGTACTCGAAATCGGGTGCGGCACTGGACGTAACTTCCGCTACGTCCAGGACGTGATTGGACACTCGGGCACGCTCGTCGGCGTGGATGCTTCGCCTGACATGCTGGCCGCCGCCCGTGAGTTATCGGCTCGGCGTGGCTGGCGAAACGTGAGCGTGATCGAAGGCGATGCGTCGGAGCTGAGGGTGGCCGGCTTCGATCGAGTGCTCGCGGTACTGGCGCTCAGTGCGTTTCCCGAACCGTCCTTGGCGCTGGCAAGGTGTCACGAGGCCCTGCGGCCAGGAGGCACCTTGGCGGTCTGCGATGCGCGTGGCTTCGCAGGGAGATTGAGCGCTCTGAACAGACTTGTTGTCCCCGTCTACCGCAGGTGGGCCGCCTGGAACCCCGATCGTGGCATCCCAGCAGGCATCGCCGATGTGTTCGGGAACGTCTCGACTCAATCGCTGAACGGGGGCACCTTCTTCATCGCGACAGCGGTCAAGACCGAGGGATCCTGA